One genomic region from Microcystis panniformis FACHB-1757 encodes:
- a CDS encoding AI-2E family transporter, translating to MPPSSSFWKTLNNSILVRYLLLFGCGWSLIILINYFYGMIAIFTGSAILAALLNYPVVWLSRYLPRGLAIAITTLAAFILLFRLVTGIGLEAVNQGRGLLFNLTDALSQKDFLPFQDFLDRLDLNKMVGSLQTGLATGLSLVQGVFSSVFTGIFGAVISVYMLIDGDKLWRGFLQLLPPAYRERFAKSFRQSFLGFIRGQLLLMLFLSVTSFLSFSLLGIKYGLILAGILGVIDAIPGIGATLGILLVTILTFTSQGLAIAVKAFIVCVVLVQIQDNIIRPKVMGNALELNPVILFLSLFIGERIAGLLGVFLSIPIAGMIAIWISYGEEKPITALEENQLEESQEN from the coding sequence ATGCCCCCTTCTAGCTCCTTTTGGAAAACTCTGAATAACTCGATTCTAGTGCGCTATCTATTATTATTTGGCTGTGGCTGGAGTCTAATTATCTTAATTAACTATTTCTACGGGATGATCGCTATTTTTACTGGTTCAGCGATTCTGGCCGCCCTATTAAATTATCCTGTGGTTTGGTTATCCCGTTATCTACCGAGAGGACTAGCCATTGCTATTACCACCCTAGCAGCTTTTATCCTCCTATTTAGATTAGTCACAGGCATAGGATTAGAAGCGGTTAATCAGGGGAGAGGACTACTATTCAATCTTACCGATGCCCTTAGTCAAAAAGATTTTTTACCCTTTCAAGACTTTCTCGATCGGTTAGATTTGAATAAAATGGTGGGAAGCTTACAAACCGGTTTAGCCACAGGTTTATCGCTCGTACAGGGAGTTTTTTCCAGTGTCTTTACGGGCATTTTCGGGGCGGTGATCAGTGTTTATATGCTCATCGATGGTGATAAACTTTGGCGAGGTTTTTTGCAACTTCTCCCCCCAGCATACCGGGAGCGTTTTGCCAAGTCTTTTCGACAAAGTTTTCTGGGATTTATTCGCGGGCAACTGTTGTTAATGCTCTTTTTATCGGTGACGAGTTTCTTGAGTTTTTCCCTATTAGGAATCAAATACGGGCTAATTTTAGCGGGTATTCTCGGTGTTATTGATGCTATCCCGGGTATCGGGGCAACCCTGGGCATTTTGTTAGTAACTATCTTGACTTTTACCTCCCAGGGACTAGCAATTGCCGTTAAAGCTTTTATTGTCTGTGTTGTCTTGGTGCAAATTCAAGATAATATTATTCGCCCTAAAGTTATGGGCAATGCCCTAGAATTAAACCCAGTAATTTTGTTTTTATCTCTCTTTATCGGCGAAAGAATTGCGGGATTATTAGGGGTTTTTCTCTCCATTCCTATCGCCGGAATGATTGCGATCTGGATCAGTTACGGGGAAGAAAAACCAATAACAGCTTTAGAGGAAAATCAGTTAGAAGAAAGTCAAGAGAATTAA
- a CDS encoding shikimate dehydrogenase gives MTIINGKTKLLGVIGDPIGHTLSPLMHNAAIDALGLNYVYLPLPIAPENLTDAIAGLSAIDLQGFSVTIPHKLAIIPLLSQITEKARLVGAVNTVWRTETGWQGTNTDVDGFLAPLKSLDKDWSQVNPVILGNGGAARAVVVACAQLGCGEIHVVGRNQKKLDPFKESWANTSLYDLLEVHGWDELEGLLSITELLINSTPIGMSPQGEQSPIELELLDLLPPSAIVYDLIYNPRPTKFLRLAQTRGIRIIDGLEMLVNQGAIALEIWLGQPVPVSVMREALLKQF, from the coding sequence ATGACCATTATTAACGGAAAAACCAAGTTATTAGGCGTAATCGGCGATCCCATCGGCCATACTCTTTCTCCCCTCATGCACAATGCCGCTATCGATGCCTTGGGGCTAAATTATGTCTATCTTCCCCTCCCGATCGCCCCGGAAAATTTGACAGATGCGATCGCTGGTTTGTCCGCCATCGATCTACAGGGTTTTAGCGTCACGATTCCCCATAAATTAGCAATTATTCCCTTATTATCGCAAATTACCGAGAAAGCCAGGCTAGTAGGCGCAGTTAATACCGTCTGGCGCACGGAAACCGGCTGGCAGGGAACAAATACCGATGTGGATGGCTTTCTCGCACCCTTGAAATCCCTTGACAAAGATTGGAGTCAGGTGAATCCAGTTATTTTGGGCAATGGCGGCGCTGCCCGGGCGGTAGTGGTGGCTTGCGCCCAGTTGGGCTGTGGCGAAATTCATGTGGTAGGACGCAATCAAAAGAAATTAGATCCTTTTAAAGAAAGTTGGGCGAATACCAGCCTCTATGACCTCCTAGAAGTGCATGGCTGGGACGAATTAGAGGGGCTGCTATCCATCACAGAACTCCTGATTAATTCTACCCCCATCGGAATGTCCCCCCAGGGCGAACAATCCCCAATAGAGTTAGAATTATTAGATCTTTTACCCCCATCGGCGATCGTATACGATCTAATTTATAATCCCCGGCCGACCAAATTTCTCCGGTTAGCCCAGACTAGAGGGATAAGAATTATTGATGGGTTAGAAATGTTAGTTAATCAGGGAGCGATCGCACTAGAAATCTGGTTAGGTCAACCCGTCCCCGTCTCGGTCATGCGGGAAGCTTTGTTAAAACAATTCTAA